Proteins found in one Zea mays cultivar B73 chromosome 1, Zm-B73-REFERENCE-NAM-5.0, whole genome shotgun sequence genomic segment:
- the LOC100283419 gene encoding DCN1-like protein 4, translating into MRRASKKSLSSAATASAGAEQVNEKQNRKRKGVSTNLTSRKAQRGPTKAVSKEVERIDQFFYTYADNSSVMIDPEGIETLCSHLEVPHTDVRILMLAWKMGCEKQGYFTLDEWRAGLKALRADSISKLKKAFPELVQEVTRPSNFQDFYIYAFRYCLTEDKKKCIEIPVACELLNLVLGLQFRPQVDKLSNYLKYQNDYKVINMDQWMGFMRFCNEINFPSLDNYDSDLAWPLILDNFVEWLRENKS; encoded by the exons ATGAGGCGCGCCTCGAAGAAATCCTTGTCGTCTGCCGCGACCGCTAGCGCTG GTGCGGAACAAGTAAATGAAAaacaaaacagaaaaagaaaaggagtcaGTACAAACCTGACCAGCAGGAAAGCACAACGTG GCCCTACTAAAGCAGTTTCCAAGGAAGTAGAACGGATTGATCAATTTTTCTATACTTATGCCGATAACTCATCTGTCATGATTGA CCCAGAAGGCATTGAAACACTCTGTTCTCACCTTGAAGTTCCCCACACCGACGTTAGGATTCTAATGTTAGCATG GAAAATGGGCTGTGAGAAGCAAGGTTATTTTACCTTG GATGAATGGAGAGCTGGTTTGAAAGCTCTTCGAGCAGACAGCATCAGTAAACTGAAGAAAGCATTTCCTGAACTGGTTCAAGAG GTTACAAGGCCGTCAAATTTCCAGGATTTCTACATATATGCATTTCGTTATTGCCTCACAG AGGATAAGAAGAAGTGTATAGAAATACCAGTTGCTTGTGAGTTGCTGAATCTAGTATTAGGCTTGCAGTTCCGCCCTCAGGTTGACAAGCTTAGTAATTACCTCAAG TACCAAAATGACTACAAGGTGATAAACATGGATCAGTGGATGGGATTTATGCGGTTCTGTAATGAG ATAAACTTCCCATCACTTGACAATTATGATTCAGACCTTGCTTGGCCTTTGATTCTAGACAATTTTGTTGAGTGGCTaagagaaaataaaagctag
- the LOC100283419 gene encoding DCN1-like protein 4 isoform X5 — protein MRRASKKSLSSAATASAGPTKAVSKEVERIDQFFYTYADNSSVMIDPEGIETLCSHLEVPHTDVRILMLAWKMGCEKQGYFTLDEWRAGLKALRADSISKLKKAFPELVQEVTRPSNFQDFYIYAFRYCLTEDKKKCIEIPVACELLNLVLGLQFRPQYQNDYKVINMDQWMGFMRFCNEINFPSLDNYDSDLAWPLILDNFVEWLRENKS, from the exons ATGAGGCGCGCCTCGAAGAAATCCTTGTCGTCTGCCGCGACCGCTAGCGCTG GCCCTACTAAAGCAGTTTCCAAGGAAGTAGAACGGATTGATCAATTTTTCTATACTTATGCCGATAACTCATCTGTCATGATTGA CCCAGAAGGCATTGAAACACTCTGTTCTCACCTTGAAGTTCCCCACACCGACGTTAGGATTCTAATGTTAGCATG GAAAATGGGCTGTGAGAAGCAAGGTTATTTTACCTTG GATGAATGGAGAGCTGGTTTGAAAGCTCTTCGAGCAGACAGCATCAGTAAACTGAAGAAAGCATTTCCTGAACTGGTTCAAGAG GTTACAAGGCCGTCAAATTTCCAGGATTTCTACATATATGCATTTCGTTATTGCCTCACAG AGGATAAGAAGAAGTGTATAGAAATACCAGTTGCTTGTGAGTTGCTGAATCTAGTATTAGGCTTGCAGTTCCGCCCTCAG TACCAAAATGACTACAAGGTGATAAACATGGATCAGTGGATGGGATTTATGCGGTTCTGTAATGAG ATAAACTTCCCATCACTTGACAATTATGATTCAGACCTTGCTTGGCCTTTGATTCTAGACAATTTTGTTGAGTGGCTaagagaaaataaaagctag
- the LOC100283419 gene encoding DCN1-like protein 4 isoform X1 yields MRRASKKSLSSAATASAGAEQVNEKQNRKRKGVSTNLTSRKAQRGPTKAVSKEVERIDQFFYTYADNSSVMIDPEGIETLCSHLEVPHTDVRILMLAWKMGCEKQGYFTLDEWRAGLKALRADSISKLKKAFPELVQEVTRPSNFQDFYIYAFRYCLTEDKKKCIEIPVACELLNLVLGLQFRPQYQNDYKVINMDQWMGFMRFCNEINFPSLDNYDSDLAWPLILDNFVEWLRENKS; encoded by the exons ATGAGGCGCGCCTCGAAGAAATCCTTGTCGTCTGCCGCGACCGCTAGCGCTG GTGCGGAACAAGTAAATGAAAaacaaaacagaaaaagaaaaggagtcaGTACAAACCTGACCAGCAGGAAAGCACAACGTG GCCCTACTAAAGCAGTTTCCAAGGAAGTAGAACGGATTGATCAATTTTTCTATACTTATGCCGATAACTCATCTGTCATGATTGA CCCAGAAGGCATTGAAACACTCTGTTCTCACCTTGAAGTTCCCCACACCGACGTTAGGATTCTAATGTTAGCATG GAAAATGGGCTGTGAGAAGCAAGGTTATTTTACCTTG GATGAATGGAGAGCTGGTTTGAAAGCTCTTCGAGCAGACAGCATCAGTAAACTGAAGAAAGCATTTCCTGAACTGGTTCAAGAG GTTACAAGGCCGTCAAATTTCCAGGATTTCTACATATATGCATTTCGTTATTGCCTCACAG AGGATAAGAAGAAGTGTATAGAAATACCAGTTGCTTGTGAGTTGCTGAATCTAGTATTAGGCTTGCAGTTCCGCCCTCAG TACCAAAATGACTACAAGGTGATAAACATGGATCAGTGGATGGGATTTATGCGGTTCTGTAATGAG ATAAACTTCCCATCACTTGACAATTATGATTCAGACCTTGCTTGGCCTTTGATTCTAGACAATTTTGTTGAGTGGCTaagagaaaataaaagctag
- the LOC100283419 gene encoding DCN1-like protein 4 isoform X2, with the protein MRRASKKSLSSAATASAGAEQVNEKQNRKRKGVSTNLTSRKAQRGPTKAVSKEVERIDQFFYTYADNSSVMIDPEGIETLCSHLEVPHTDVRILMLAWKMGCEKQGYFTLDEWRAGLKALRADSISKLKKAFPELVQEVTRPSNFQDFYIYAFRYCLTEDKKKCIEIPVACELLNLVLGLQFRPQVDKLSNYLKYQNDYKINFPSLDNYDSDLAWPLILDNFVEWLRENKS; encoded by the exons ATGAGGCGCGCCTCGAAGAAATCCTTGTCGTCTGCCGCGACCGCTAGCGCTG GTGCGGAACAAGTAAATGAAAaacaaaacagaaaaagaaaaggagtcaGTACAAACCTGACCAGCAGGAAAGCACAACGTG GCCCTACTAAAGCAGTTTCCAAGGAAGTAGAACGGATTGATCAATTTTTCTATACTTATGCCGATAACTCATCTGTCATGATTGA CCCAGAAGGCATTGAAACACTCTGTTCTCACCTTGAAGTTCCCCACACCGACGTTAGGATTCTAATGTTAGCATG GAAAATGGGCTGTGAGAAGCAAGGTTATTTTACCTTG GATGAATGGAGAGCTGGTTTGAAAGCTCTTCGAGCAGACAGCATCAGTAAACTGAAGAAAGCATTTCCTGAACTGGTTCAAGAG GTTACAAGGCCGTCAAATTTCCAGGATTTCTACATATATGCATTTCGTTATTGCCTCACAG AGGATAAGAAGAAGTGTATAGAAATACCAGTTGCTTGTGAGTTGCTGAATCTAGTATTAGGCTTGCAGTTCCGCCCTCAGGTTGACAAGCTTAGTAATTACCTCAAG TACCAAAATGACTACAAG ATAAACTTCCCATCACTTGACAATTATGATTCAGACCTTGCTTGGCCTTTGATTCTAGACAATTTTGTTGAGTGGCTaagagaaaataaaagctag
- the LOC100283419 gene encoding DCN1-like protein 4 isoform X6 → MRRASKKSLSSAATASAGPTKAVSKEVERIDQFFYTYADNSSVMIDPEGIETLCSHLEVPHTDVRILMLAWKMGCEKQGYFTLDEWRAGLKALRADSISKLKKAFPELVQEVTRPSNFQDFYIYAFRYCLTEDKKKCIEIPVACELLNLVLGLQFRPQVDKLSNYLKAMDSTFLCGSTHPFFMKTRCSIDMLYLDCVSVPK, encoded by the exons ATGAGGCGCGCCTCGAAGAAATCCTTGTCGTCTGCCGCGACCGCTAGCGCTG GCCCTACTAAAGCAGTTTCCAAGGAAGTAGAACGGATTGATCAATTTTTCTATACTTATGCCGATAACTCATCTGTCATGATTGA CCCAGAAGGCATTGAAACACTCTGTTCTCACCTTGAAGTTCCCCACACCGACGTTAGGATTCTAATGTTAGCATG GAAAATGGGCTGTGAGAAGCAAGGTTATTTTACCTTG GATGAATGGAGAGCTGGTTTGAAAGCTCTTCGAGCAGACAGCATCAGTAAACTGAAGAAAGCATTTCCTGAACTGGTTCAAGAG GTTACAAGGCCGTCAAATTTCCAGGATTTCTACATATATGCATTTCGTTATTGCCTCACAG AGGATAAGAAGAAGTGTATAGAAATACCAGTTGCTTGTGAGTTGCTGAATCTAGTATTAGGCTTGCAGTTCCGCCCTCAGGTTGACAAGCTTAGTAATTACCTCAAGGCAATGGATTCTACTTTTTTATGTGGTTCTACTCATCCTTTCTTCATGAAGACTCGGTGCTCAATTGACATGCTATATTTGGACTGTGTTTCAGTACCAAAATGA
- the LOC100283419 gene encoding DCN1-like protein 4 isoform X3, giving the protein MRRASKKSLSSAATASAGAEQVNEKQNRKRKGVSTNLTSRKAQRGPTKAVSKEVERIDQFFYTYADNSSVMIDPEGIETLCSHLEVPHTDVRILMLAWKMGCEKQGYFTLDEWRAGLKALRADSISKLKKAFPELVQEVTRPSNFQDFYIYAFRYCLTEDKKKCIEIPVACELLNLVLGLQFRPQYQNDYKINFPSLDNYDSDLAWPLILDNFVEWLRENKS; this is encoded by the exons ATGAGGCGCGCCTCGAAGAAATCCTTGTCGTCTGCCGCGACCGCTAGCGCTG GTGCGGAACAAGTAAATGAAAaacaaaacagaaaaagaaaaggagtcaGTACAAACCTGACCAGCAGGAAAGCACAACGTG GCCCTACTAAAGCAGTTTCCAAGGAAGTAGAACGGATTGATCAATTTTTCTATACTTATGCCGATAACTCATCTGTCATGATTGA CCCAGAAGGCATTGAAACACTCTGTTCTCACCTTGAAGTTCCCCACACCGACGTTAGGATTCTAATGTTAGCATG GAAAATGGGCTGTGAGAAGCAAGGTTATTTTACCTTG GATGAATGGAGAGCTGGTTTGAAAGCTCTTCGAGCAGACAGCATCAGTAAACTGAAGAAAGCATTTCCTGAACTGGTTCAAGAG GTTACAAGGCCGTCAAATTTCCAGGATTTCTACATATATGCATTTCGTTATTGCCTCACAG AGGATAAGAAGAAGTGTATAGAAATACCAGTTGCTTGTGAGTTGCTGAATCTAGTATTAGGCTTGCAGTTCCGCCCTCAG TACCAAAATGACTACAAG ATAAACTTCCCATCACTTGACAATTATGATTCAGACCTTGCTTGGCCTTTGATTCTAGACAATTTTGTTGAGTGGCTaagagaaaataaaagctag
- the LOC100283419 gene encoding DCN1-like protein 4 isoform X4, translating into MRRASKKSLSSAATASAGPTKAVSKEVERIDQFFYTYADNSSVMIDPEGIETLCSHLEVPHTDVRILMLAWKMGCEKQGYFTLDEWRAGLKALRADSISKLKKAFPELVQEVTRPSNFQDFYIYAFRYCLTEDKKKCIEIPVACELLNLVLGLQFRPQVDKLSNYLKYQNDYKVINMDQWMGFMRFCNEINFPSLDNYDSDLAWPLILDNFVEWLRENKS; encoded by the exons ATGAGGCGCGCCTCGAAGAAATCCTTGTCGTCTGCCGCGACCGCTAGCGCTG GCCCTACTAAAGCAGTTTCCAAGGAAGTAGAACGGATTGATCAATTTTTCTATACTTATGCCGATAACTCATCTGTCATGATTGA CCCAGAAGGCATTGAAACACTCTGTTCTCACCTTGAAGTTCCCCACACCGACGTTAGGATTCTAATGTTAGCATG GAAAATGGGCTGTGAGAAGCAAGGTTATTTTACCTTG GATGAATGGAGAGCTGGTTTGAAAGCTCTTCGAGCAGACAGCATCAGTAAACTGAAGAAAGCATTTCCTGAACTGGTTCAAGAG GTTACAAGGCCGTCAAATTTCCAGGATTTCTACATATATGCATTTCGTTATTGCCTCACAG AGGATAAGAAGAAGTGTATAGAAATACCAGTTGCTTGTGAGTTGCTGAATCTAGTATTAGGCTTGCAGTTCCGCCCTCAGGTTGACAAGCTTAGTAATTACCTCAAG TACCAAAATGACTACAAGGTGATAAACATGGATCAGTGGATGGGATTTATGCGGTTCTGTAATGAG ATAAACTTCCCATCACTTGACAATTATGATTCAGACCTTGCTTGGCCTTTGATTCTAGACAATTTTGTTGAGTGGCTaagagaaaataaaagctag